In Thermodesulfobacteriota bacterium, a single genomic region encodes these proteins:
- a CDS encoding magnesium chelatase domain-containing protein yields MIAKVLSSAVLGVDAYLVDVEVDLAFGLPQFNTVGLPEGAVKESKERVRAAIKNCGYEFPVRRVTVNLAPADIRKDGSAFDLPMSLGILAALGYVDHEPLLEYVILGELSLDGKVKPIKGALPSSICARDSGLKGIILPKENAEEAAVVEGVNVFAVESLHDIVEFIEGKREIHPTRVDIGSIFTHAKTYDVDFHEVKGQEHVKRALEVAASGGHNVLMIGSPGTGKTMLARRLPNIIPEINSRFIFTFSFFTHYAVFFSMPPGRHTFNSSCRTHSPLPMSSGIPQIPS; encoded by the coding sequence GTGATCGCCAAGGTCCTTTCAAGCGCAGTGCTCGGAGTTGACGCATACCTGGTCGATGTAGAGGTCGATCTCGCGTTCGGGCTCCCCCAGTTCAACACAGTAGGGCTCCCCGAAGGGGCCGTCAAGGAATCAAAGGAGCGCGTGCGCGCGGCGATTAAGAACTGCGGCTACGAATTCCCTGTGAGAAGAGTCACTGTCAACCTAGCCCCTGCGGATATCAGGAAAGACGGCTCTGCCTTCGACCTCCCGATGTCGCTCGGCATCCTCGCGGCGCTGGGTTACGTCGACCATGAGCCGCTGCTGGAATACGTGATCCTCGGAGAGCTCTCTCTCGACGGAAAGGTGAAGCCGATAAAGGGCGCGCTGCCTTCCTCGATATGCGCGAGGGACTCCGGGCTCAAGGGGATTATACTCCCCAAGGAGAACGCCGAAGAGGCCGCGGTCGTCGAGGGCGTAAACGTATTCGCCGTGGAATCGCTCCATGATATAGTAGAGTTCATAGAAGGCAAGAGGGAAATACATCCGACAAGAGTAGACATCGGATCGATCTTCACGCACGCCAAGACCTACGACGTCGACTTCCACGAGGTCAAAGGGCAGGAGCACGTAAAGCGCGCGCTCGAAGTCGCGGCAAGCGGGGGACATAACGTGCTAATGATAGGATCTCCCGGCACGGGGAAGACGATGCTCGCCCGGAGGCTCCCGAATATAATCCCGGAAATAAACAGTCGTTTTATTTTTACGTTTTCATTTTTTACGCATTACGCAGTTTTTTTCTCGATGCCTCCAGGCCGCCATACTTTTAATTCCAGTTGTAGAACGCATTCTCCGCTACCCATGTCTTCCGGCATACCTCAGATACCTTCGTGA
- a CDS encoding IPTL-CTERM sorting domain-containing protein: MRRVGLAAVTCSFLILISLNSVFAQGAVVVPSSLTNVEGNIDNGYPFNCNCLSMRYQQVYLGSEIGSLNISSINFRLESSFPSAFEPAVLPDVRIDLSTTQAVPGGLDSIFANNIGPDNTTVFFGDLTLSAPTCTVTPCPFDITIPLQTPFSFDPSTGNLLLDVRIPTAVDIFNVDLGFVFFDATNEFGNITSRVSSVNVNSPDGTVDNIALVTQFVPFTFVSNIPTLSEWGLIALAAGLGMFGVFVLRKNKKMA, translated from the coding sequence ATGAGAAGAGTTGGACTAGCTGCTGTTACTTGCTCCTTTCTAATTTTAATTTCACTAAATTCTGTATTTGCACAAGGTGCGGTTGTAGTTCCAAGTAGTCTTACGAATGTAGAAGGGAATATAGATAACGGATATCCCTTTAATTGCAATTGTCTTAGCATGAGGTATCAGCAGGTATATCTCGGTTCTGAGATTGGATCATTAAACATTAGTAGTATAAATTTTCGTCTGGAAAGCAGCTTTCCTTCCGCCTTCGAACCAGCTGTTTTGCCTGATGTACGTATAGATTTGTCTACTACTCAGGCGGTTCCGGGCGGACTCGATAGTATTTTTGCGAATAATATAGGGCCGGATAACACAACGGTATTTTTCGGTGATCTAACCTTGTCAGCTCCAACCTGTACGGTGACCCCGTGCCCGTTTGATATTACTATACCATTACAAACGCCATTTTCCTTTGATCCGTCAACAGGAAATTTACTTCTTGATGTTAGAATTCCAACAGCCGTAGATATTTTTAACGTAGATCTTGGTTTTGTCTTTTTTGACGCAACGAACGAATTTGGAAATATTACTTCACGTGTTTCGAGTGTTAATGTAAACAGTCCGGACGGAACTGTAGATAACATAGCTTTGGTAACTCAATTTGTGCCTTTCACTTTCGTATCTAATATCCCAACACTTTCCGAATGGGGATTAATAGCTTTGGCGGCGGGATTAGGAATGTTTGGAGTGTTCGTTTTGAGGAAGAACAAAAAGATGGCCTAA
- a CDS encoding OmpA family protein — translation MNKHSNSWYRYLLAAVLGVFIVMGISSTYVHAVSNGQEPGSGLSGAASSSDSALPNPYIPELKDVFFDPGSFEIRDDAKPVLDENVSVLKESPDIDVVIEAYCSAGENSADTLGADRADSIKKYFIDMGIDPDRIITADGCRDSAKQVASGTDDLGLESRVNFIPMDRVLDKDSFALNACCRDSGRKGLIN, via the coding sequence ATGAATAAACATTCTAACTCTTGGTATAGGTATTTATTAGCTGCAGTTCTCGGCGTATTTATTGTCATGGGGATCTCGTCGACCTACGTACACGCGGTTTCAAACGGGCAAGAGCCCGGCTCCGGACTGTCAGGCGCGGCCTCGTCATCCGACTCCGCTCTGCCCAATCCGTACATCCCCGAATTAAAGGACGTCTTCTTCGACCCGGGCAGCTTTGAAATAAGGGATGACGCGAAGCCAGTGCTCGACGAAAATGTCAGCGTCCTCAAAGAATCGCCCGATATTGACGTCGTGATCGAGGCGTATTGCAGTGCGGGTGAGAATTCAGCGGACACGCTTGGCGCGGATAGAGCCGACTCCATAAAAAAGTATTTCATAGATATGGGAATTGACCCCGACAGAATCATAACGGCCGACGGATGCCGGGATTCAGCTAAACAAGTAGCTTCCGGTACGGATGATCTGGGGCTCGAAAGTAGAGTGAACTTTATTCCAATGGACAGGGTTCTCGATAAGGATTCTTTCGCACTCAATGCGTGCTGCAGAGACTCGGGAAGAAAAGGTTTGATAAACTGA
- a CDS encoding tetratricopeptide repeat protein: protein MKISICAILAFSCMLAGCIAGPGSIQELNERQESLEKTVAAMSSDLNDIQRRLEIQGARIRSLEQNYSDMYMKMDDLQKKRVLPASPKGESPLEEIPPPPTGDLYQRATALYNEGQYLNAILAYQVFIDTYPNDGKVADAYLKQGLSLVKIGRPDGAKFFFKTLIDRFPDSREAALAKQELDKINP from the coding sequence ATGAAGATATCGATCTGCGCCATATTAGCTTTCTCGTGCATGCTTGCCGGCTGCATCGCCGGTCCCGGTTCCATACAGGAGCTCAACGAGAGGCAGGAAAGCCTCGAAAAAACAGTCGCGGCCATGTCAAGTGATTTAAACGACATACAGAGAAGACTCGAAATTCAGGGAGCGAGAATCAGGAGCCTCGAGCAGAATTATTCTGACATGTATATGAAAATGGACGACCTCCAGAAGAAGCGGGTCCTGCCGGCGTCGCCCAAGGGCGAATCCCCTCTCGAGGAGATACCACCACCCCCTACGGGAGACCTCTACCAGCGCGCAACCGCCCTTTACAACGAGGGGCAGTATCTGAACGCTATACTGGCTTATCAGGTATTTATCGACACTTATCCGAACGACGGGAAAGTCGCGGACGCTTATCTGAAGCAGGGCCTTTCTCTCGTTAAAATCGGGAGGCCTGACGGGGCGAAATTCTTTTTCAAGACTCTCATAGACAGGTTCCCCGATTCGAGAGAAGCCGCTCTCGCAAAGCAGGAGCTCGATAAAATCAACCCCTGA
- a CDS encoding LysM domain-containing protein — protein MNRLLLASILATGLALGGASGVYAADQYGNPEDGSQPSENYQLDPAQDQHSAVGGQYTVKAGDTLATIAEEQLGSQDRWQEIAMANNLENPDRIFEGQTLTIPAEDGAAGQANNEEISQEQDIAAETSAKDAESGSGDMTESEKPEDSQPMNREQELKGEITEISPDNDKLSLKDEQGMTHSFTKFEDDTMLEGVTVGDFVKLEIENGTVISLEKVEKSA, from the coding sequence ATGAATCGTTTATTACTAGCATCGATTTTAGCTACGGGGCTTGCTCTCGGCGGAGCGAGCGGGGTTTATGCGGCCGATCAATATGGAAATCCCGAAGACGGCAGCCAGCCGTCGGAGAATTACCAGCTCGATCCGGCCCAGGATCAGCACAGTGCGGTAGGCGGACAGTATACGGTTAAGGCCGGAGACACGCTCGCAACGATAGCGGAAGAGCAGCTCGGGTCTCAGGACAGGTGGCAGGAAATAGCGATGGCCAACAACCTCGAGAACCCGGACCGGATTTTCGAGGGGCAGACGCTGACGATTCCGGCTGAGGACGGCGCGGCCGGCCAGGCGAATAATGAGGAAATCTCTCAGGAGCAGGATATCGCAGCAGAAACTTCTGCGAAAGATGCCGAATCCGGCTCAGGTGATATGACGGAAAGCGAAAAGCCGGAGGACAGTCAGCCCATGAACCGTGAGCAGGAGCTCAAGGGCGAGATCACGGAAATCAGCCCCGATAATGACAAGTTGTCACTTAAAGACGAGCAGGGAATGACACATTCCTTCACTAAATTCGAGGACGACACTATGCTCGAAGGAGTGACGGTAGGCGATTTCGTCAAGCTCGAAATCGAAAACGGCACGGTCATTTCTCTGGAAAAGGTCGAGAAGAGCGCCTGA
- a CDS encoding ATP-binding protein: MKLSKQIRLGFGLMLILMVIIGGLFVYNVYRLNDAASNIEGRYSTLYKLFSNPDNTIEPDPGIGKEIVDRAVALVDEQLKYNYTYVLIAVGLSLLFAGMITVLFPSKITRPIERLINATKTVKKGDYSYRIKSVGEADEISALAGSFNEMLQNIEDTHRSNLELLEQTKRFNETLRERVDEATSEIREQQNELIKAERLATIGEFAARIAHEIKNPLSGITVALEIMKSKSDDNDQQQSISEVLKEVRRLDRILKDLLQLSVPKEMDFRKADPNDIVERSILVVSPIAEEKGVTIETDLGCSEEFNLDYEKCQQVVINLLINGIDALGTGGGKVTVGTESVDGELHIRVTDTGHGIPPQDIDKVFEPFYTSKKQGTGLGLAISKRIAEAHDGRITVSSELGKGSTFTLVLPGSSMEKARISV, from the coding sequence TTGAAACTCAGTAAACAGATAAGGCTCGGGTTCGGCCTCATGCTGATTCTCATGGTTATCATCGGGGGTCTTTTTGTATACAACGTCTACAGGCTGAACGACGCGGCTTCCAATATCGAGGGAAGGTATTCTACCCTGTATAAGCTGTTCTCGAACCCTGACAACACGATCGAGCCCGACCCCGGTATCGGCAAGGAGATCGTCGACCGCGCCGTGGCGCTCGTCGACGAGCAGCTGAAATATAATTACACCTACGTATTGATCGCTGTCGGATTATCTTTGCTATTCGCGGGAATGATTACTGTCCTCTTCCCGTCAAAGATCACGAGACCGATTGAGCGGCTGATAAACGCCACAAAAACCGTAAAGAAGGGGGATTACTCCTACAGGATCAAGAGCGTGGGGGAAGCCGACGAGATTTCCGCGCTGGCCGGCTCGTTCAACGAAATGCTTCAGAACATAGAGGACACCCACAGGAGCAACCTGGAGCTGCTCGAGCAGACAAAGAGGTTCAACGAGACCCTCAGGGAGAGGGTGGACGAGGCGACAAGCGAGATCAGGGAACAGCAGAACGAGCTTATCAAGGCGGAGAGGCTTGCGACGATCGGAGAGTTCGCGGCTCGCATAGCGCATGAGATAAAAAACCCGCTTTCGGGGATCACCGTTGCGCTTGAAATAATGAAAAGCAAATCGGATGACAATGACCAGCAGCAGTCCATTTCGGAGGTCCTGAAAGAGGTAAGGAGGCTCGATCGAATCCTGAAGGATCTGCTTCAGCTTTCGGTCCCGAAGGAAATGGATTTCAGAAAAGCCGATCCAAACGATATAGTGGAAAGGTCTATCCTTGTGGTGTCTCCGATCGCGGAAGAAAAGGGAGTGACCATAGAAACGGACCTCGGGTGCTCTGAAGAATTCAATCTCGATTATGAGAAGTGCCAGCAGGTCGTCATCAACCTCCTGATAAACGGAATAGACGCACTCGGGACGGGAGGAGGAAAGGTGACGGTCGGGACCGAAAGCGTCGACGGGGAGCTCCATATAAGAGTCACGGATACCGGCCACGGCATTCCGCCGCAGGATATAGATAAGGTCTTCGAGCCCTTTTATACGAGCAAAAAACAAGGTACCGGCCTCGGGCTCGCGATATCAAAAAGAATCGCGGAAGCACACGACGGGAGGATCACTGTTTCAAGCGAATTGGGGAAGGGTTCTACTTTTACGCTGGTTTTACCCGGGAGCTCAATGGAGAAAGCCAGAATATCGGTCTAG